In the genome of cyanobacterium endosymbiont of Braarudosphaera bigelowii, one region contains:
- the dnaN gene encoding DNA polymerase III subunit beta — protein sequence MKFVCSQSDFSNNLSLVSRAVPTRPTHPILANVLMIADATKQKISLMAFDLSLGIETSFDANISEEGQTTLPAKLLNDIVSRLPEGEISLTSEKIKDDQTGLLYLKSASGKFQIKTISADEFPPLPTIENDEFIELPILTITEGLRGVLFASSSDELKQVLTGVHLKGTADNLEFAATDGHRLSVVEAIISSKTSRHEEDRIVKVKNLDEFSVTIPARALRELERIIHNNSDSKVVQLQIDDVQVIFYLGKQKLTIRKLDGDYPKYHMLIPQQFEHIISLDRKTFLNSLERVAVLTSQKNNLVKCIFNHKKQMILLSVETQDLGSAEESIEAKITGKSGDIAFNIKYLIDGLKALSTKEIKMQLNEGNKPVIFNPLGGLKMTYLVMPVQIVK from the coding sequence ATGAAATTTGTCTGTAGCCAAAGTGATTTCAGCAATAATCTATCCTTAGTTAGTCGAGCAGTGCCCACTCGACCTACTCATCCCATCCTAGCAAACGTTTTAATGATTGCAGATGCCACGAAACAGAAAATCAGCCTAATGGCATTTGACTTAAGCCTAGGAATAGAAACTAGTTTTGATGCCAATATCAGCGAAGAAGGTCAAACAACTTTACCAGCAAAGCTTCTTAATGATATTGTATCCCGATTACCTGAAGGGGAAATAAGCCTTACAAGTGAAAAAATAAAGGATGATCAGACAGGATTACTATATCTTAAGTCAGCATCAGGTAAGTTTCAGATAAAAACAATAAGTGCAGATGAATTTCCTCCTTTACCAACGATTGAAAATGATGAATTTATTGAATTACCTATTCTTACAATAACAGAAGGATTAAGAGGTGTACTGTTTGCATCAAGTAGTGACGAACTTAAACAAGTATTAACTGGGGTTCATTTAAAAGGAACTGCTGATAACTTAGAATTCGCTGCAACAGATGGCCATAGATTATCAGTGGTAGAAGCTATAATATCTTCAAAGACAAGTAGACATGAAGAAGATAGAATTGTTAAAGTCAAAAATTTAGATGAGTTCTCAGTTACGATTCCTGCGAGAGCTTTAAGAGAATTAGAAAGAATTATTCATAATAATAGTGATTCTAAGGTTGTTCAATTACAAATAGATGATGTTCAAGTTATATTTTATCTAGGGAAACAAAAATTAACTATTCGTAAATTAGATGGAGATTATCCAAAATACCATATGTTAATACCACAACAGTTTGAGCACATCATAAGCCTAGACAGAAAAACTTTTTTAAATAGCCTTGAACGAGTAGCTGTATTAACAAGTCAAAAGAATAACTTAGTAAAATGTATTTTTAATCATAAAAAACAAATGATTCTTTTGTCTGTAGAAACTCAAGATTTAGGAAGTGCTGAAGAATCAATAGAAGCAAAAATAACAGGAAAAAGTGGTGATATAGCTTTTAATATTAAATATTTAATAGATGGCCTAAAAGCTCTATCTACTAAAGAAATTAAAATGCAACTTAATGAAGGAAATAAACCAGTTATTTTTAATCCTTTAGGTGGTTTAAAGATGACATACTTAGTAATGCCAGTTCAAATAGTCAAATGA
- the menD gene encoding 2-succinyl-5-enolpyruvyl-6-hydroxy-3-cyclohexene-1-carboxylic-acid synthase has translation MIKNLDFRNTNTLWSSIVAETLFNLGLKTAVICPGSRSTPLTIAFANHPNIETIPILDERSASFFALGIAKRSCLPVVLICTSGTAGANFYPAVIEAKESKTALLILTADRPPELRDCHAGQSIDQVKLYGSYCNWYTELSLPSIEMKLLSYLRQTIVSAWNKSFFPNKGVVHLNCPFREPLTPFTQPEIELFPSRTDFRDFFLDIYEHGKIYPSNHSKLDISNYLNKWKFIEKGIIIAGVNNSTNPSLYCENIAFISKFLNYPILAEALSPLRNFASKTSNLINTYDTILYNQKLSKYLKPDIVIQFGQFPTSKRLREWLEKVKAQCWLIDSSSDNFDPLHNHSFSICSSVENLDLRNITPTELSSDYLTKWKTINDNVNQNIESIFIKIDSILQAKLPFILSKILPHQTKIFIANSMSVRYAEFFWLPNNKELIPYFNRGANGIDGTLSSALGMAQNSSKNILVTGDLALLHDTNGFLISKKFKGHLTIILVNNSGGGIFEMLPISKDKSLFEDYFVTPQNIDFAKLCNTYDIQHTSIKDWQHLKQLLNPLPSSGIRVLELKIKRKEDASWLKNNLDKFTY, from the coding sequence TTGATAAAAAATCTTGATTTTCGTAATACTAACACTTTATGGTCTTCTATAGTTGCAGAAACTTTATTTAATTTAGGTTTGAAAACGGCCGTTATTTGTCCTGGTTCTCGTTCGACACCTCTTACTATAGCATTTGCGAATCACCCCAACATAGAAACTATACCAATTTTAGACGAACGATCAGCATCTTTTTTTGCACTGGGTATAGCAAAACGCTCTTGTTTACCTGTAGTTTTGATTTGTACTTCTGGAACAGCAGGAGCAAATTTTTATCCAGCAGTTATCGAGGCAAAGGAAAGTAAGACTGCGCTATTAATTTTAACTGCAGATCGTCCTCCAGAATTAAGAGATTGTCATGCTGGACAATCGATTGATCAGGTTAAATTATATGGAAGTTATTGTAATTGGTATACTGAGTTATCTTTGCCTTCTATAGAAATGAAATTATTAAGCTATTTGAGGCAAACTATAGTCTCCGCTTGGAATAAATCCTTTTTTCCTAATAAAGGTGTCGTTCACCTCAACTGTCCTTTTCGCGAACCTTTAACACCATTTACTCAACCAGAAATTGAGCTATTTCCTTCTAGAACAGATTTTAGGGACTTTTTTCTAGATATTTATGAACATGGCAAAATATATCCAAGTAATCATTCTAAACTTGATATATCTAACTATTTAAACAAATGGAAATTTATCGAAAAAGGAATTATTATTGCGGGAGTAAATAATTCCACTAATCCGTCTCTTTATTGCGAAAATATTGCTTTTATCTCCAAATTTTTAAATTATCCGATCTTAGCAGAAGCTTTATCTCCGCTAAGAAATTTTGCAAGTAAAACTTCCAATTTGATTAATACTTACGATACTATTCTATATAATCAAAAGTTAAGTAAGTATTTGAAACCGGATATAGTTATCCAATTTGGACAATTTCCTACGAGTAAGAGGTTACGAGAATGGTTAGAAAAAGTTAAAGCTCAATGTTGGTTAATTGATAGTTCTTCAGATAATTTTGATCCACTTCATAATCATAGTTTTTCGATATGTTCATCTGTCGAAAATTTAGATTTAAGAAATATTACACCTACGGAATTAAGTTCAGACTATTTAACAAAATGGAAAACAATAAATGATAATGTTAATCAAAATATTGAGTCAATTTTTATTAAGATAGATTCAATATTGCAGGCAAAATTACCTTTTATTCTTTCTAAAATACTACCTCACCAAACTAAAATTTTTATTGCTAATAGCATGTCAGTACGTTATGCAGAGTTCTTTTGGTTACCCAATAATAAAGAATTGATACCATATTTCAATCGAGGTGCCAATGGTATAGACGGTACCTTATCCAGTGCTTTAGGTATGGCTCAGAATAGCAGCAAAAACATTTTAGTTACTGGAGATTTGGCTCTTTTACATGATACAAATGGATTTCTCATCAGCAAAAAGTTTAAAGGACATTTAACTATTATTTTAGTAAATAATAGTGGAGGAGGTATTTTTGAGATGTTGCCTATTTCGAAAGATAAGTCTTTATTTGAAGATTACTTTGTTACTCCCCAAAATATTGATTTTGCAAAACTTTGCAACACTTATGACATTCAACACACTAGCATTAAAGACTGGCAACATTTGAAACAACTGTTAAATCCTTTACCTTCTTCTGGAATACGTGTTCTAGAATTAAAAATTAAACGGAAAGAAGATGCTAGTTGGCTCAAAAATAATTTAGATAAATTTACATATTAA
- a CDS encoding F0F1 ATP synthase subunit gamma, with product MANLKAIRDRIESVKNTKKITEAMRLVAAAKVRRAQERVVSTRPFANILTNVLYNLLNRLKYGDVDISLLKQRTVKTVAVVVIAGDRGLCGGYNSYVIRRAEKRIKELQDQGIAPCLITVGRKPTQYFSRREVSVKAKYTGLEQIPTSDDAMPIADELVSLFLSETVDRVELIYTRFVSLINSSPVVQTLVPLSLQGLEAEDDEIFRLITREGKFKVEREHLEQPAHNLSQDMIFEQDPVQILDALLPLYINNQLLRALQESAASELAARMTAMSNASDNATQLAGSLTMAYNKARQAAITQQLMEVVAGANAL from the coding sequence ATGGCTAACCTTAAAGCTATTCGAGATCGTATTGAATCGGTCAAAAATACCAAAAAAATTACTGAAGCTATGCGCTTGGTAGCAGCAGCTAAAGTCCGCCGTGCTCAGGAGAGAGTTGTTTCTACTCGGCCCTTCGCTAATATTTTAACTAATGTTCTTTACAATTTACTAAATCGTTTAAAGTATGGAGATGTCGATATATCTCTATTGAAACAGAGAACAGTAAAAACTGTAGCGGTTGTAGTAATTGCAGGGGACCGTGGATTGTGTGGAGGTTATAACAGTTACGTTATTCGTCGGGCAGAAAAACGTATTAAAGAATTACAGGACCAAGGAATTGCTCCCTGCTTGATAACCGTTGGGCGCAAGCCTACTCAATACTTCTCAAGACGAGAAGTATCTGTAAAGGCAAAATATACAGGTCTAGAGCAAATTCCTACAAGTGATGATGCAATGCCCATTGCTGACGAATTGGTATCTTTATTTTTATCAGAAACTGTGGATCGAGTCGAACTAATTTATACTCGTTTCGTTTCCTTAATTAATTCTAGTCCAGTTGTACAAACTTTAGTTCCTTTAAGCTTACAAGGATTGGAAGCTGAAGATGATGAAATTTTTCGTCTAATAACTCGTGAAGGCAAGTTCAAAGTTGAACGGGAACACTTAGAACAGCCTGCTCATAACCTATCTCAAGATATGATTTTTGAGCAGGATCCAGTTCAAATTTTAGATGCTTTATTGCCTCTATATATTAATAACCAGTTACTTAGAGCATTGCAAGAATCAGCTGCTAGTGAACTAGCGGCTAGAATGACTGCAATGAGTAATGCTAGTGATAATGCTACCCAACTGGCTGGGTCTCTAACAATGGCATACAATAAAGCTCGTCAAGCAGCAATTACTCAGCAGTTAATGGAAGTAGTTGCTGGAGCAAATGCATTATAG